One genomic window of Streptomyces sp. NBC_01498 includes the following:
- a CDS encoding outer membrane protein assembly factor BamB family protein yields the protein MTQPPQPPNDPSQGGPGEPPAGGFGAPIEPPPGGFGAPMPPPSGQPGYGYPQTPPAGAGQYGYPQQPTQPAGQPQYGYPQQQPGQPPYGYPQQGQPQYGYPQAPGQPYTQPGQPGPGTPGGKKISAQAKIIIAAVVAVVLIVGGGVYVASGGDDKKDQAGTSGSTDGDKGGDKGGTSLGGGTEKPPANTKSKVAFQLPQPKVTDITDVSGSWITDKAYVKSGLNQIVGHEPDTGKQLWTIPLPGQICAASRHTTEDDKTAVVFAASKPTAKQKFVSCTEVGAIDLAAGKLLWTKSVTGGNAGDNKAAFREVTLSGTTVAVGGTEGGAAFDLATGENLWKPEVNAEGCYDMGYGGGAGLVAARKCGSYDDPSVLIQNVNPADGAPLSTFKMPAGVEYVSVVSTKPLVVAADVGDTAGDGSGISDFFSIDEKTGKLRAKISVDADRYAARCAATEVEQCTKLAVGNDRIYVPTEEHEGTGDAYGQTNEIVSFDLATGKATTDRADAGERYAMYPLRMDGSNIIAYKWPPYDAGGKIVSIDGGTFEETVLLENPADKTVREAETSFSLDGAEVLYGNGRMYTSETLISKPTEYSKDREEYLVVAFTTK from the coding sequence ATGACGCAGCCACCCCAGCCGCCCAACGACCCTTCGCAGGGAGGGCCCGGCGAGCCGCCGGCCGGCGGGTTCGGCGCGCCGATCGAGCCGCCGCCGGGCGGATTCGGCGCCCCGATGCCGCCACCGTCCGGTCAGCCCGGCTACGGCTACCCGCAGACCCCGCCGGCCGGCGCCGGTCAGTACGGCTATCCGCAGCAGCCCACGCAGCCCGCCGGCCAGCCGCAGTACGGGTATCCCCAGCAGCAGCCGGGCCAGCCGCCGTACGGCTACCCGCAGCAGGGACAGCCGCAGTACGGCTACCCGCAGGCCCCCGGCCAGCCGTACACCCAGCCCGGTCAGCCCGGCCCCGGCACCCCCGGCGGCAAGAAGATCAGCGCCCAGGCGAAGATCATCATCGCGGCGGTCGTCGCCGTCGTCCTCATCGTCGGCGGTGGCGTCTACGTCGCCTCCGGCGGCGACGACAAGAAGGACCAGGCCGGGACGTCCGGCTCCACCGACGGCGACAAGGGCGGCGACAAGGGCGGCACGTCCCTCGGCGGCGGCACCGAGAAGCCCCCGGCGAACACCAAGTCCAAGGTCGCCTTCCAGCTGCCGCAGCCCAAGGTCACCGACATCACCGACGTGTCGGGCTCCTGGATCACCGACAAGGCGTACGTCAAGTCCGGGCTCAACCAGATCGTCGGCCACGAACCCGACACCGGCAAGCAGCTCTGGACCATCCCGCTGCCCGGCCAGATCTGCGCCGCCTCACGGCACACCACCGAGGACGACAAGACCGCCGTCGTCTTCGCCGCGAGCAAGCCGACCGCCAAGCAGAAGTTCGTCTCCTGCACCGAGGTCGGCGCGATCGACCTGGCGGCGGGCAAGCTGCTGTGGACCAAGTCCGTCACCGGCGGCAACGCCGGTGACAACAAGGCCGCCTTCCGCGAGGTCACCCTCAGCGGCACCACCGTGGCCGTCGGCGGCACCGAGGGCGGCGCGGCCTTCGACCTGGCCACCGGCGAGAACCTGTGGAAGCCCGAGGTCAACGCCGAGGGCTGCTACGACATGGGGTACGGCGGCGGCGCCGGACTCGTCGCGGCGCGCAAGTGCGGCTCGTACGACGACCCGTCGGTCCTCATCCAGAACGTGAACCCGGCCGACGGCGCGCCCCTGTCCACCTTCAAGATGCCCGCGGGCGTCGAGTACGTCTCCGTCGTCTCCACCAAGCCCCTCGTCGTCGCGGCCGACGTGGGCGACACGGCGGGCGACGGCAGCGGGATCTCGGACTTCTTCTCCATCGACGAGAAGACCGGCAAGCTGCGCGCCAAGATCTCGGTGGACGCGGACAGGTACGCGGCGCGGTGCGCCGCCACCGAGGTCGAGCAGTGCACGAAGCTGGCCGTCGGCAACGACCGCATCTACGTGCCGACCGAGGAGCACGAGGGCACCGGCGACGCGTACGGCCAGACCAACGAGATCGTCTCCTTCGACCTCGCGACCGGCAAGGCCACCACGGACCGGGCCGACGCGGGCGAGCGCTACGCGATGTACCCGCTGCGCATGGACGGGTCGAACATCATCGCGTACAAGTGGCCCCCGTACGACGCGGGCGGCAAGATCGTCTCCATCGACGGCGGGACCTTCGAGGAGACGGTCCTCCTGGAGAACCCGGCAGACAAGACCGTCCGCGAGGCCGAGACCAGCTTCTCGCTGGACGGCGCGGAGGTGCTGTACGGCAACGGCCGCATGTACACGTCCGAGACGCTGATCAGCAAGCCGACGGAGTACAGCAAGGACCGTGAGGAGTACCTCGTGGTGGCGTTCACCACGAAGTAG
- a CDS encoding PP2C family protein-serine/threonine phosphatase yields MEKGRSQGRRVELDLSEGFGERLLGQLLDRAHEMPPQLMAPLVAEEVRRIGGRDLSILLQCYEQLELVPLPGRGLIVGEPLPIDGSLAGETFLRKTPAEEVRDDGVRLYLPLLDGSDEVGVLALTLDTVDDNDRRLLRRLAGLVADMVVTKGAYTDRFFQTRRRHPMSLAAEIQWSLLPPMSMTTPQVSVAGVLEPAYSVAGDSVDYALNDDILHVAIIDAMGHGLNAAVLATVAVGAYRHARRSDVDLAGLYAFMDKAIDEQFGPDQFVTAQMIRLDIGTGCLQWVNAGHPAALLIRGHRVVRVLENPGTLPVGFGGAEPVTFTLDLQRGDRVMFYTDGLVEEHHAGQEQFGEERMIDVIEHVSPTVRGVQHLARNLSHALKRERGGNTSDDATIFLVEWHGGTADHLATLEI; encoded by the coding sequence GTGGAGAAAGGCCGGTCCCAGGGCCGCAGAGTGGAACTGGACCTGTCGGAGGGATTCGGCGAGCGGCTGCTGGGGCAGCTGCTGGACCGGGCCCACGAGATGCCGCCGCAGCTCATGGCTCCACTCGTGGCCGAGGAAGTGCGCCGCATCGGCGGCCGGGACCTGTCGATCCTGCTCCAGTGCTACGAGCAGCTCGAACTGGTCCCTCTGCCGGGAAGGGGACTCATCGTCGGCGAGCCGCTGCCCATCGACGGCTCCCTCGCGGGTGAGACCTTTCTGCGCAAGACCCCGGCCGAGGAAGTGCGGGACGACGGTGTACGGCTGTATCTCCCGCTGCTGGACGGCAGTGACGAGGTCGGGGTGCTGGCGCTGACCCTGGACACGGTCGACGACAACGACCGGCGGCTGCTGCGGCGGCTGGCCGGTCTGGTCGCCGACATGGTGGTGACCAAGGGCGCGTACACCGACCGGTTCTTCCAGACCCGGCGGCGCCATCCGATGAGTCTGGCCGCCGAGATCCAGTGGTCCCTGCTGCCGCCGATGTCGATGACCACCCCTCAGGTCTCCGTCGCGGGTGTCCTGGAGCCGGCCTACTCCGTCGCCGGCGACAGCGTGGACTACGCCCTCAACGACGACATCCTGCACGTGGCCATCATCGACGCGATGGGCCACGGTCTGAACGCGGCCGTGCTGGCGACCGTCGCCGTGGGCGCCTACCGGCACGCCCGGCGCTCGGACGTCGACCTCGCCGGGCTGTACGCCTTCATGGACAAGGCCATCGACGAGCAGTTCGGCCCGGACCAGTTCGTCACCGCCCAGATGATCCGCCTGGACATCGGGACTGGCTGCCTTCAGTGGGTCAACGCGGGGCACCCGGCGGCGCTTCTCATCCGGGGCCACCGGGTGGTGCGCGTCCTGGAGAACCCGGGGACCCTGCCGGTCGGCTTCGGCGGCGCCGAACCCGTGACCTTCACCCTCGATCTCCAGCGGGGCGACCGGGTGATGTTCTACACCGACGGGCTCGTGGAGGAACACCACGCGGGCCAGGAGCAGTTCGGCGAGGAGCGCATGATCGACGTCATCGAACATGTCAGCCCGACCGTGCGAGGCGTACAGCACCTGGCGCGGAACCTGTCCCACGCGCTCAAACGGGAGAGGGGCGGGAACACCAGCGACGACGCGACCATCTTCCTGGTCGAGTGGCACGGCGGCACCGCCGACCACCTCGCCACCCTGGAAATCTAG
- a CDS encoding helix-turn-helix transcriptional regulator produces MGVRLMVVDDHRLLAEALASALKLRGHRVLAAAAPTAGAADLVISRAPEVCLMGTAAPAEPGAFDPIVRIRRDRPQVAVLVLGPVPNPRGIAAAFAAGACGYVRHDERIEGVERAIVKARAGDAAVAPGLLQGAFTELLHPVAQPDDEGQRLLRMLTPREVEVLVRVAEGEDTRLIAAGMGIAPSTARTHVQRVLMKLGVGSRLEAAALAARTGLLDRAVVTAPDAPPEAPKGPGGGHE; encoded by the coding sequence ATGGGCGTACGGCTCATGGTGGTTGACGACCACCGACTGCTCGCCGAGGCGCTCGCCTCGGCTCTCAAGCTGCGCGGGCACCGGGTGCTCGCCGCCGCCGCGCCGACGGCCGGCGCCGCCGATCTGGTGATCAGCCGGGCACCCGAGGTGTGCCTGATGGGGACGGCGGCTCCGGCCGAGCCCGGGGCCTTCGACCCGATCGTCCGGATCAGACGCGACCGCCCCCAGGTGGCGGTCCTGGTCCTCGGCCCGGTGCCGAACCCGCGCGGTATCGCCGCCGCGTTCGCGGCCGGCGCCTGCGGCTACGTACGGCACGACGAGCGCATCGAGGGTGTCGAGCGGGCCATAGTGAAGGCGCGGGCGGGCGACGCGGCCGTGGCGCCGGGGCTGTTGCAGGGCGCGTTCACCGAACTGCTCCACCCGGTGGCCCAGCCCGACGACGAGGGGCAGCGGCTGCTGCGGATGCTCACCCCGCGCGAGGTCGAGGTGCTGGTGCGGGTCGCCGAGGGCGAGGACACCCGGCTGATCGCCGCCGGGATGGGCATCGCGCCGAGCACCGCCCGCACGCATGTGCAGCGGGTCCTGATGAAGCTCGGAGTCGGCTCCCGGCTGGAGGCCGCCGCGCTGGCCGCGCGCACGGGGCTGCTGGACCGGGCCGTCGTGACCGCGCCCGACGCGCCCCCGGAAGCGCCGAAGGGGCCGGGCGGAGGGCACGAGTAG
- a CDS encoding sodium:solute symporter family protein translates to MHHLAEGLRLPTNGLDYAILAIYFIVVLGIGFAARASVRTSLDFFLSGRSLPAWVTGLAFVAANLGATEILGMAATGAQYGVAVVHWYWIGAIPAMVFLGLVMMPFYYGSKVRSVPEFLLQRFDRSAHLLSSVLFAFAAILIAGVNLYALSIVVEALLGWPQWVSIVVAGFFVLAYITVGGLSSAIYNEVLQFFVILAALIPLTILGLKRVGGWDGLTDSLTASKGENFLSAWGGTGIGDANPLGANWLTIILGLGFVLSFGYWTTNFAEVQRALSAKNLSAAKRTPLIAAFPKIFIVFAVMIPGLVAAVIVPKIGTAGSDLTYNDAIPLLMQELLPNGVLGIAVTGLMAAFMAGMAANVSSFNTVFTTDIWQKYVVKDREDAYYLRFGRLITAIGVLASIGTAFIAASFSNIMSYLQTLFSFFNVPMFVVFIIGMFWRRASMKSGAWGLVAGTTAAMVNYFWIYKQGVIDIPSDQGANFVSAIVGFVAGAVVMVAVTLFTAPKPESELAGLVYGTTSPGMSEPPAEGDDAWYRRPALLGWGAIVLAALCYLPYSF, encoded by the coding sequence ATGCATCACCTGGCCGAAGGTCTTCGGCTGCCCACCAACGGACTCGACTACGCGATCCTGGCGATCTATTTCATCGTCGTCCTCGGCATCGGCTTCGCCGCGCGCGCGAGCGTCCGGACGAGCCTCGACTTCTTCCTCTCCGGCCGCTCGCTGCCCGCCTGGGTGACCGGCCTCGCCTTCGTCGCCGCCAACCTCGGCGCGACCGAGATCCTCGGCATGGCCGCGACCGGCGCGCAGTACGGCGTGGCCGTCGTCCACTGGTACTGGATCGGCGCCATCCCCGCCATGGTCTTCCTCGGCCTGGTGATGATGCCGTTCTACTACGGCTCCAAGGTGCGGTCCGTCCCCGAGTTCCTGCTCCAGCGCTTCGACAGGTCGGCGCATCTGCTGAGTTCGGTCCTCTTCGCCTTCGCCGCCATCCTCATCGCGGGCGTCAACCTCTACGCCCTGTCGATCGTGGTCGAGGCGCTGCTGGGCTGGCCCCAGTGGGTGTCGATCGTGGTGGCCGGGTTCTTCGTCCTCGCGTACATCACCGTCGGCGGTCTGTCGTCGGCGATCTACAACGAGGTCCTCCAGTTCTTCGTCATCCTCGCCGCGCTCATCCCCCTCACGATCCTCGGCCTCAAGCGGGTCGGCGGCTGGGACGGGCTGACCGACTCGCTCACCGCGAGCAAGGGCGAGAACTTCCTGAGCGCGTGGGGCGGTACGGGCATCGGCGACGCCAACCCGCTCGGCGCGAACTGGCTGACGATCATCCTCGGCCTCGGTTTCGTGCTGTCCTTCGGCTACTGGACGACCAACTTCGCCGAGGTGCAGCGCGCGCTGTCCGCGAAGAACCTCTCCGCCGCCAAGCGCACGCCGCTCATCGCCGCGTTCCCGAAGATATTCATCGTCTTCGCGGTGATGATCCCCGGTCTGGTCGCCGCCGTGATCGTGCCGAAGATAGGCACGGCGGGCTCGGACCTCACGTACAACGACGCGATACCCCTGCTCATGCAGGAGCTGCTGCCCAACGGTGTGCTCGGGATCGCCGTCACCGGTCTGATGGCCGCCTTCATGGCCGGCATGGCGGCGAACGTGTCGTCCTTCAACACCGTCTTCACCACCGACATCTGGCAGAAGTACGTGGTGAAGGACCGGGAGGACGCCTACTACCTGCGCTTCGGCCGGCTCATCACCGCCATCGGCGTCCTGGCCTCCATCGGTACGGCCTTCATCGCCGCCAGCTTCTCCAACATCATGAGCTACCTCCAGACCCTGTTCTCCTTCTTCAACGTGCCGATGTTCGTGGTCTTCATCATCGGCATGTTCTGGCGGCGCGCCTCGATGAAGTCCGGCGCGTGGGGTCTGGTCGCCGGTACGACGGCGGCGATGGTCAACTACTTCTGGATCTACAAGCAGGGCGTCATCGACATCCCCAGCGACCAGGGCGCCAACTTCGTCTCCGCGATCGTCGGCTTCGTCGCCGGGGCCGTGGTGATGGTCGCCGTCACGCTGTTCACCGCGCCGAAGCCGGAGTCCGAACTCGCGGGCCTGGTCTACGGGACGACGTCCCCCGGCATGAGCGAGCCGCCCGCCGAGGGCGACGACGCGTGGTACCGCAGGCCCGCGCTGCTCGGCTGGGGCGCGATCGTGCTGGCCGCGCTCTGCTACCTCCCGTACTCCTTCTGA
- the galT gene encoding galactose-1-phosphate uridylyltransferase, translating into MKKTVTALADGRELIYYDSRDDTVRDAVDRRPLEPVATTSGIRHDPLLGDSVAVASHRQGRTYHPPPGECPLCPTDTAGGRHSEIPDSDYDVAVFENRFPSLAGDAGRCEVVCFTSDHDASFADLTEERAGLVLDAWTDRTAELAELPQVEQVFCFENRGPEIGVTLGHPHGQIYAYPFVTPRTERMSRSAAGHREATGRNLFDDVLARERAGGRVVLEGEHWVGFVPYAAHWPYEVHLYPLRRVPDLRGLTEAARAEFPSLYLELLRRFDRIFGEGEPPTPYIAAWHQAPFRAPGREDFALHLELFTIRRTSGKLKFLAGSESGMDVFINDVPPETAAERLREVASA; encoded by the coding sequence ATGAAGAAGACGGTGACGGCGCTCGCCGACGGCCGGGAGCTGATCTACTACGACTCCCGCGACGACACCGTCCGCGACGCCGTCGACCGGCGGCCCCTCGAACCGGTCGCCACCACCTCCGGCATCCGCCACGACCCGCTGCTCGGCGACTCGGTCGCCGTCGCCTCGCACCGCCAGGGCCGCACCTACCACCCGCCGCCCGGCGAATGCCCGCTCTGCCCCACCGACACCGCCGGGGGCCGGCACAGCGAGATCCCCGACAGCGACTACGACGTCGCCGTCTTCGAGAACCGCTTCCCGTCCCTCGCCGGCGACGCCGGACGCTGCGAGGTCGTCTGCTTCACCTCCGACCACGACGCCTCCTTCGCCGACCTGACCGAGGAACGGGCCGGTCTGGTCCTCGACGCGTGGACCGACCGCACCGCCGAACTCGCCGAACTCCCGCAGGTGGAGCAGGTGTTCTGCTTCGAGAACCGCGGACCCGAGATCGGCGTGACCCTTGGTCATCCGCACGGGCAGATCTACGCGTACCCCTTCGTCACTCCCCGAACCGAACGGATGTCCCGCTCGGCGGCCGGACACCGCGAGGCCACCGGACGCAACCTCTTCGACGACGTCCTCGCACGCGAACGCGCGGGCGGGCGGGTGGTCCTGGAGGGCGAGCACTGGGTGGGCTTCGTGCCGTACGCGGCGCACTGGCCGTACGAGGTGCACCTCTACCCGCTGCGCCGGGTGCCCGATCTGCGGGGGCTGACGGAGGCGGCGCGCGCCGAGTTCCCCTCGCTCTATCTGGAACTGCTGCGGCGCTTCGACCGGATCTTCGGCGAGGGTGAGCCGCCGACCCCGTACATCGCCGCCTGGCACCAGGCGCCGTTCCGGGCACCGGGGCGTGAGGACTTCGCCCTCCACCTGGAACTTTTCACCATCCGCCGGACGTCCGGCAAGCTGAAGTTCCTCGCGGGATCCGAATCGGGCATGGACGTCTTCATCAACGACGTCCCGCCGGAGACCGCGGCCGAGAGACTGCGAGAGGTAGCGAGCGCGTGA
- the galK gene encoding galactokinase: MAGGDGPAGRTDAAAAVAVRFRELYGAAPDGVWAAPGRVNLIGEYTDFNNGFVLPLALPHTTVAAVSRRTDGVLRLHSADVRGGVARLAVEDLRPRSVTRWTGYPAGVVWALREAGHAITGADIHLASTVPTGAGLSSSAALEVVVALALNDLFELGLSGPELAVLAQRAENAFVGVPCGVMDQTASVCCTDGHALHLDTRDLSLRQVPFDLAAVGLRLLVVDTQVKHALGDGAYAARRAACEAGARALGARSLREIPYARLPAALEQLAGEPEDVRRCVRHVVGENHRVERVIGLLDEGDVRAVGPVLVEGHASLRDDLRVSCAELDLVVEAATAAGAVGARMTGGGFGGSAIVLVETADAETVTKAVREAFASAGHRAPRVFAAVPSRGAHRIN, encoded by the coding sequence GTGGCGGGTGGTGATGGGCCGGCGGGGCGTACCGACGCCGCTGCGGCGGTCGCCGTGCGGTTCCGGGAGTTGTACGGGGCGGCGCCCGACGGGGTCTGGGCCGCGCCCGGACGGGTCAACCTGATCGGCGAGTACACCGACTTCAACAACGGCTTCGTGCTTCCGCTCGCCCTGCCGCACACCACCGTCGCGGCGGTGTCGCGGCGCACCGACGGTGTGCTGCGCCTGCACTCCGCCGACGTACGGGGCGGGGTGGCGCGCCTGGCGGTCGAAGACCTGAGGCCGCGCTCCGTCACGCGCTGGACCGGGTATCCGGCGGGCGTCGTGTGGGCGCTGCGCGAGGCCGGGCACGCGATCACCGGCGCCGACATCCATCTCGCTTCGACCGTGCCGACCGGCGCCGGGCTGTCCTCGTCGGCGGCGCTGGAGGTCGTCGTCGCGCTCGCGCTGAACGACCTGTTCGAACTCGGCCTGTCCGGGCCGGAGTTGGCGGTGCTCGCGCAGCGCGCCGAGAACGCGTTCGTGGGTGTGCCGTGCGGGGTCATGGACCAGACGGCGTCCGTCTGCTGCACGGACGGGCACGCGCTGCACCTGGACACCCGTGATCTCTCGCTGCGCCAGGTCCCGTTCGACCTGGCCGCCGTCGGGCTGCGGCTGCTGGTGGTCGACACCCAGGTCAAGCACGCCCTGGGCGACGGCGCGTACGCGGCGCGGCGCGCCGCATGCGAGGCGGGTGCGCGGGCGCTCGGCGCGCGCTCGCTGCGCGAGATCCCTTACGCGCGCCTGCCCGCCGCGCTCGAACAGCTGGCGGGGGAGCCGGAGGACGTACGGCGCTGCGTACGCCACGTGGTCGGCGAGAACCACCGGGTGGAGCGGGTCATCGGTCTGCTCGACGAGGGCGACGTACGGGCGGTGGGCCCGGTCCTGGTCGAGGGTCACGCCTCGCTCCGCGACGATCTGCGGGTCTCCTGCGCCGAGTTGGACCTCGTGGTGGAGGCGGCGACGGCGGCGGGCGCGGTGGGCGCGCGGATGACGGGCGGCGGTTTCGGCGGTTCGGCGATCGTGCTGGTGGAGACGGCGGACGCGGAGACGGTGACGAAGGCGGTCCGGGAGGCGTTCGCGTCGGCCGGGCACCGGGCGCCACGCGTCTTCGCGGCGGTCCCGTCCCGGGGAGCGCATCGGATCAACTGA
- a CDS encoding GNAT family N-acetyltransferase encodes MLRLETEVDKDRRTMLGELLRETNSARSPVLREMRGTAEDEEFPLHVWLVDPSTGALAGGLTAHVWARWLHVDLLWVDERHRGSGLGTRLLSEAEDLARARGCLHARLETWDFQAPAFYRRQGYDLAGHIPDYPPGVTEFFFTKRLV; translated from the coding sequence ATGTTGCGTTTGGAGACAGAAGTCGACAAAGACCGGCGCACGATGCTGGGCGAGTTGCTGCGGGAGACCAACTCGGCCCGCTCCCCCGTCCTTCGGGAGATGCGGGGCACGGCCGAGGACGAGGAGTTCCCGCTGCACGTGTGGCTGGTGGACCCGTCGACGGGCGCGCTGGCGGGCGGGCTCACCGCGCATGTGTGGGCGCGCTGGCTCCATGTCGATCTGCTGTGGGTGGACGAGCGGCACCGGGGCAGCGGGCTCGGTACGCGGCTGCTCTCCGAGGCCGAGGACCTCGCCCGCGCGCGGGGCTGTCTGCACGCCCGGCTGGAGACCTGGGACTTCCAGGCGCCGGCGTTCTACCGGCGCCAGGGGTACGACCTGGCGGGCCACATCCCCGACTACCCGCCCGGCGTCACGGAGTTCTTCTTCACCAAGCGCCTGGTCTGA
- a CDS encoding response regulator transcription factor yields the protein MVRIRVLVVDDHRIFAESLAAALAAEPDVEVAAAGSGPAALRCLERAASEGHMFDVMLVDADLGATAGPAPGGGPVARAVPDGGEAGLGLVDGISLVAGVRTGQPSVRCVVLAEKDDPSRAALALQAGASGWVAKDCSLQRLLAVIRGVLRDETHLPPALLTNVLRELTAARKHRTDSERLVDSLTPREMEVLRCMVAGLGRKAVAERLFLSPHTVRTHMQNVLGKLGVHSTLAAVALARRAGVGPADLGGPDAVRVG from the coding sequence TTGGTGCGTATCAGGGTTCTCGTGGTGGACGACCACCGCATATTCGCCGAGTCACTGGCAGCCGCGCTCGCGGCGGAGCCGGACGTGGAGGTCGCGGCGGCGGGCAGCGGCCCGGCCGCGCTGCGCTGCCTCGAACGGGCCGCGTCGGAAGGGCACATGTTCGATGTCATGCTGGTCGACGCCGACCTGGGCGCGACCGCCGGCCCGGCGCCGGGAGGCGGCCCGGTGGCCCGCGCCGTCCCGGACGGCGGCGAGGCCGGACTCGGGCTCGTGGACGGAATCTCGCTGGTCGCGGGCGTCCGTACGGGACAGCCGTCCGTGCGCTGCGTGGTGCTCGCCGAGAAGGACGATCCGAGCCGCGCGGCCCTCGCGCTCCAGGCCGGGGCGTCCGGCTGGGTCGCCAAGGACTGCTCGTTGCAGCGGCTGCTGGCGGTGATCAGGGGCGTCCTGCGGGACGAGACGCATCTGCCGCCCGCGCTGCTGACGAACGTCCTGCGCGAACTGACCGCCGCGCGCAAGCACCGCACGGACAGCGAGCGGCTGGTCGACTCGCTCACGCCGCGCGAGATGGAGGTGCTGCGCTGCATGGTGGCGGGCCTGGGGCGCAAGGCGGTGGCGGAACGCCTGTTCCTGTCCCCGCACACGGTCCGTACCCACATGCAGAACGTGCTCGGAAAGCTGGGCGTCCACTCGACGCTCGCGGCGGTCGCCCTGGCCCGCCGCGCCGGAGTGGGCCCGGCGGACCTGGGCGGCCCGGACGCGGTGCGGGTGGGGTAG
- a CDS encoding MarR family winged helix-turn-helix transcriptional regulator — protein sequence MEDEVDRLVAAWRRERPDLDVEPLEVLSRVSRLARHLDRARRLAFSEHSLEPWEFDVLTSLRRAGPPYQLSPGQLLTQTLVTSGTMTNRIDRLAKRDLVERLPDPSDRRGVLVRLTPEGRDRADQALAGLLAQERAILAELSRGQRGELADLLRRLTAPFDNVPG from the coding sequence ATGGAGGACGAGGTCGACCGTCTGGTCGCAGCATGGCGCCGGGAGCGGCCGGACCTCGACGTGGAACCACTCGAGGTGCTCAGCCGCGTCAGCAGGCTCGCGCGCCATCTCGACCGGGCCCGGCGTCTCGCGTTCTCGGAGCACAGTCTGGAGCCGTGGGAGTTCGACGTCCTGACCTCGCTGCGGCGGGCCGGGCCCCCGTACCAGCTCTCCCCCGGCCAGCTGCTGACCCAGACCCTGGTCACCTCGGGCACGATGACCAACCGCATCGACCGGCTCGCCAAGCGGGACCTGGTCGAACGGCTGCCCGATCCCAGCGACCGGCGCGGGGTCCTCGTACGGCTCACCCCCGAGGGCCGCGACCGTGCCGACCAGGCGCTGGCCGGTCTGCTCGCCCAGGAGCGCGCGATCCTCGCCGAGCTGTCACGCGGCCAGCGCGGCGAACTGGCCGACCTGCTCCGCCGCCTGACCGCGCCCTTCGACAACGTCCCCGGCTAG